The following proteins are co-located in the Streptomyces sp. NBC_01198 genome:
- a CDS encoding RecQ family ATP-dependent DNA helicase, whose product MFALSSRRLRGTARRVFGWERLRPAQLTAMKAVMKRRDVIAVMPTGAGKSAIYQVPAALLGGPVVVVSPLIALQRDQMQGLLDSGALRAAAVNSAQRRSDNETAWDRISASSIDVVFLAPEQLAKDDVLDRLAAAQPRLLVVDEAHCVSAWGHDFRPDYLRLRHARERLGNPPVLALTASAAAPVRRDVAERLGMHDPVEIVAGFDRPNISLEVAAFQDEALKDRFVVERAAVEEKPGIVYAATRRAADTIAEELSGLGLAAESYHAGRTAGDRSGVQDRFLAGELDVVVATSAFGMGIDKADVRFVLHASVPGSLDAYYQEIGRAGRDGASARAILAYRSKDLGLQRFFAAGAPDADALGRVAERLRKEGAPLGATALRTECDMTATRLSAVLNLLEEAGAVHTARDGSRWTGSAASDDQDAVDSAVEAALAVDATHRKLEQSRVEMMRGYAETVDCRRRFLLGYFGETVTAPCGACDNCTGRTAGALDGPGVRDGRAEAAEEPAAARGRRMRIRRDRSGGGAPAKEQADAGSPSHPYQPGVRVRHEQWGEGEVMSEGDGKLTVLFASVGYRTLSLAVVTDKHLLARLPDPAR is encoded by the coding sequence ATGTTCGCACTCTCGTCCCGCCGGCTGCGCGGCACCGCGCGCCGGGTCTTCGGCTGGGAAAGGCTGCGTCCGGCCCAACTGACGGCGATGAAGGCGGTGATGAAGCGCCGCGACGTGATCGCCGTGATGCCGACCGGGGCGGGGAAGTCCGCGATCTACCAAGTGCCGGCCGCGCTGCTCGGCGGGCCGGTGGTCGTCGTCTCGCCGCTGATCGCCCTCCAGCGCGACCAGATGCAGGGGCTGCTGGACTCCGGCGCCCTGCGCGCGGCGGCCGTCAACTCCGCCCAGCGCCGCAGCGACAACGAGACCGCGTGGGACAGGATCAGCGCCTCCTCGATCGACGTCGTCTTCCTCGCCCCGGAACAGCTGGCCAAGGACGACGTGCTCGACCGGCTCGCCGCTGCGCAGCCCAGGCTGCTCGTGGTGGACGAAGCGCACTGCGTGTCCGCCTGGGGCCACGACTTCCGCCCGGACTACCTGAGGTTGCGGCACGCGCGCGAGCGGCTGGGGAATCCGCCGGTGCTTGCGCTGACCGCGAGCGCGGCGGCCCCCGTGCGCAGGGACGTCGCCGAACGCCTCGGCATGCACGACCCGGTGGAGATCGTGGCCGGCTTCGACCGGCCCAACATCAGCCTGGAGGTGGCGGCATTCCAGGACGAGGCACTCAAGGACCGCTTCGTGGTCGAACGGGCTGCCGTCGAGGAGAAGCCGGGCATCGTCTACGCGGCGACCCGGCGGGCCGCCGACACCATCGCCGAGGAACTGTCGGGACTCGGGCTGGCCGCCGAGAGCTACCACGCCGGGCGGACGGCCGGCGACCGCAGCGGCGTCCAGGACCGCTTCCTCGCGGGCGAGTTGGATGTCGTCGTGGCGACCTCGGCGTTCGGGATGGGCATCGACAAGGCGGATGTGCGGTTCGTGCTGCACGCGTCAGTACCCGGGTCGCTGGACGCGTACTACCAGGAGATCGGCCGGGCGGGCCGCGACGGGGCGTCGGCCCGGGCGATCCTGGCCTACCGGTCCAAGGACCTGGGCCTGCAGCGCTTCTTCGCCGCGGGAGCGCCGGACGCCGACGCCCTGGGCCGGGTCGCCGAGCGGCTGCGGAAGGAGGGTGCCCCGCTGGGCGCGACCGCTTTGCGGACCGAGTGCGACATGACCGCGACCCGGCTGTCCGCGGTCCTGAACCTGCTGGAGGAGGCGGGCGCCGTCCACACCGCCCGCGACGGCAGCCGCTGGACCGGTTCGGCCGCCTCCGACGACCAGGACGCGGTCGACTCCGCCGTCGAGGCCGCGCTGGCCGTCGACGCCACGCACCGCAAGCTGGAGCAGTCGAGGGTCGAGATGATGCGGGGGTACGCCGAGACGGTCGACTGCCGGCGCCGCTTCCTGCTCGGCTACTTCGGCGAGACCGTGACCGCTCCCTGCGGGGCGTGCGACAACTGCACCGGCCGGACCGCGGGCGCCCTCGACGGCCCGGGCGTGCGGGACGGCCGGGCGGAGGCCGCCGAGGAGCCGGCGGCCGCGCGTGGCCGCCGGATGCGGATCCGGCGCGACAGGTCCGGCGGCGGGGCTCCCGCCAAGGAGCAGGCCGACGCCGGCAGCCCGTCCCACCCCTACCAGCCCGGCGTGCGCGTCCGCCACGAGCAGTGGGGTGAGGGCGAGGTGATGAGCGAGGGCGACGGCAAGCTGACCGTGCTGTTCGCCTCCGTCGGCTACCGCACCCTGTCGCTGGCCGTGGTGACCGACAAGCACCTGCTCGCCCGTCTGCCGGACCCCGCGCGCTGA